TGAGACTCGTCTTGAAAGGCATCAGACAATTGGGGATCTCTCTATGAAGATGTCTGCCAATCTTTCTTTGGCTCCTCAAAGAAACTACACCAATGGCAACTATAGGTCCTATGGAGGTTCTGGCTGCAATTATCCTCCTGATTTTGGTCCCAAAAGTTATGAGCGTGGTGCGCTTTGCAGTGTACCGCCCACCAATCATTTGTATTGTCAAGTGTGTCTCAAAACTGGACACTCTGTTGCCGTGTGCCACTATAGGTTTGACAAAACCTTTATTACTCCTAAAGTTGGACATCCTCAACCCAGGGCCTATCTCTGTGAACAAGAGTTTGATTATGATCCACAAGCACATGTTACCACTTCTGTTCGTGACTTTGGAGATGATAATGCCTGGTATGCCGACTCCGGTGCTACAAACCATGTGGTTTTTGGCATGGAAAATGTGGATTGTGCAGCCCCTTACACTGGTTCGGAGACCCTTGCAGTGGGAAATGGTAAGAAGGTTCATATTTCTCACATTGGTAACGCATTACCAAGAAGCTGGTTAGTGTGTCCAAACTAACTAAGGATAATGATGTTTTTGTGGAATTTCATAAAAATTGCTGCTTTGTTAAGGGCAAACAAACGGGGAATGTTCAACTCAATGGGAAGACTAAAGGAGGTCTTTATCTACTTGGAGATGCTGCTACTAATTTAGAGACTACTCTTCACTGCAATCTTGCCACAACTCAGCCTTGTTTTTCTTCTTGTACTTGTAATACTGTCACTAAAATGACAACAAACTCTTGTACTGATTTGGATGATTCCAATAAAGAGAGCACTAGTTTGAATTCTTGTGATTCTTCATCTCCAATTTGTTTTTCTACTACTTTTCAAGATATCAATACATGGCATTCGAAACTTGGGCACCTAGTCCCTAGtacaatgaatttttttttttctacaattcCACATTCAGGCACATTTAAAAATCTACAATTTTGTGAAGCATGTCAAAGTGGAAAGATTCACAAACTTCCATTCCCTGTCTCTACAACTAAAGTCACACAACCCCTTGAACTTATTCATACAGACTTGTGGGGACCAACTCATGTTTCCTCTATTGATGCCTTTAAGTATTATGTCCACTTTCTTGATAATTTCAGTCGCTATACATAGATTTTTCCACCAACTTTAAAGTCTCAAGCTCTagatgtttttatgaaatttaaaGGGCTGATAGAGAGTACAGGCCTTTTGCTTACCTATATAAGGTGTTCAAGCTGATTGGGGAGGAGAGTACAGGCCTTTTGCTCGATTTTTGATTGTTCAAGGTATAACATTTCAACATCCCTGTCCCCACACGCATGAGCAAAATGGACAGGCTAAGAAGAAACACAGGCACATTACAGAAACTAGTCTCACTATGCTAGCATAGTCGGGTTTGGCCCTTTCCTACTGGTGGTATGCGTTTCAAGCTGCTGTGATCTCCATAAATAGGCTACCTACACCTATTTTACAAGATGTGTCTCCTTATGAATGCCTCTTTCAGAAAGTACCAGATTATACATTTCTCAAGACCTTTGGGTGTGCTTGTTATCCACACTTAAGGCCTTATCAAACTCACAAGCTCAATTTTCGTACTGAGCAATGTATTTTTCTTGGCTACTCCATGCAGCACAAGGGATATCTTTGTCAAAGCAAGGCTGGAAGAATTTATATTGCAAGAAATGTGGTGTTTCATGAAACACAATTTCCTGCCTTACACCATTCATCAACAAATCAGGTACAAAACTCATCTAATGTGTCGTTTCCTTTTGCTACTTTTACCACTGTACCTTGGCATACAACCTCTAATAATGCTACTCTTCATGTCCCCTCTTCAACTGCTGCTGTTCCACGAGCTTCCTCTGTTGCCACAACCTGCTTCAAGTGTCACTAATTCTCCTACCTTGCCCACAAATACAACAGCTCCTGTTTTTCACGTGTGCCAACTCTTGCTACAACAGCTAATGTTGTTCCTTCAACAGTTGTTTCAACTGTGCCAACTTATACTCATGTGCAATCAACAGCTGTCTCAAATATGTCAGCTCATGCTCCTGTGCAATCAACTGTTGTTTCAGATGCTTCTTTAGCTCCTTCAGAGGCTCCTAGGACTCATGCTATGGCCACTCGGTCTCAACATGGAACTTACAAGCCCAAGGCTTACTCGGCAACCAAACATCCCTTACCCGAGTCCTTGCTTCCAAGAGAGCCTACTTCAACTAAACGAGCTTTGGAAAATCCCCAGTGGTATCAATCTATGAAACACGAATTTGGTGCTCTTCAAAAGACGGGTACGTGGACCCTTGTTCCCTACCATTTGGACATGAACCTTGTTGGCAATAAATGAGTTTTTCGTGTGAAGCTCAAATCGGATGGCACCTTGGATAAGTTCAAATCTCGATTAGTAGCAAAGGGCTATCTCCAAACACCTGGAATTGACTATCAAGAGACCTGTAGTCCGGTTGTTAAGCCAGCAACAGTTCATGTTGTTCTTTCTCTTGTTGTCTCGTCTAATTGGGATGTCAAGTAACTAGATGTGTCGAATGCCTTTCTCAATGGCC
This genomic interval from Humulus lupulus chromosome 8, drHumLupu1.1, whole genome shotgun sequence contains the following:
- the LOC133795924 gene encoding retrovirus-related Pol polyprotein from transposon RE2 isoform X6; protein product: MLSWLRSSMYDGVLASIATFTTSYSVWRALEQRFSSQSKARLLRIKGQLSHIQKAGCTMADDDTVMHILNGLGPEFDPVVSGITSRSDSLSLEVVQALLMSHETRLERHQTIGDLSMKMSANLSLAPQRNYTNGNYRSYGGSGCNYPPDFGPKSYERGALCSVPPTNHLYCQVCLKTGHSVAVCHYRFDKTFITPKVGHPQPRAYLCEQEFDYDPQAHVTTSVRDFGDDNAWYADSGATNHVVFGMENVDCAAPYTGSETLAVGNGKKVHISHIGNALPRSWLVCPN